Proteins from a single region of Dyadobacter fanqingshengii:
- a CDS encoding transketolase — MEVEQLEKVASQVRRDIVRMVHGCQSGHPGGSLGCTELLVALYFERMQLKEQDGKPVFDMNGKDEDLFFLSNGHISPVWYSTLARKGYFPVEEMATFRKLNSRLQGHPTTHEHLEGIRIASGSLGQGMSVAIGAAMAKKLNGDKGHVYVLMGDGEQQEGQVWEAATFAPHHQVDNLVAFIDLNGQQIDGPTVKVMNNRDLGKKYEAFGWEVISIEEGNDMAAVLKGLYEAKSRLGHGRPIMVLLHTGMGYGVDFMMGSHKWHGVAPNDEQLAAALGQLEETMGDY, encoded by the coding sequence ATGGAAGTTGAACAATTAGAAAAAGTAGCCTCACAAGTGCGCAGGGACATTGTCCGTATGGTGCACGGCTGCCAGTCGGGACACCCCGGAGGTTCTTTGGGCTGTACAGAATTACTTGTGGCGCTTTATTTTGAGCGTATGCAATTGAAAGAACAGGATGGTAAGCCGGTTTTTGACATGAATGGCAAGGATGAAGACCTCTTTTTCCTTTCTAATGGACATATTTCGCCAGTTTGGTATAGTACGCTTGCGCGCAAAGGATATTTCCCGGTTGAGGAAATGGCAACTTTCCGTAAGCTGAATTCGCGCTTACAGGGTCACCCGACCACGCACGAGCACTTGGAAGGCATTCGTATTGCATCCGGATCACTAGGACAGGGAATGTCTGTGGCGATCGGTGCTGCGATGGCAAAGAAACTGAACGGTGACAAGGGTCATGTTTACGTGTTGATGGGCGATGGCGAGCAGCAGGAAGGCCAGGTTTGGGAAGCAGCAACATTTGCGCCGCACCACCAGGTTGATAACCTCGTTGCATTCATTGACTTAAACGGTCAGCAAATTGACGGCCCGACGGTGAAAGTAATGAACAACCGCGATCTGGGTAAAAAATATGAAGCATTCGGATGGGAAGTGATTTCTATCGAAGAAGGCAACGATATGGCAGCAGTGCTAAAAGGTCTTTACGAGGCAAAAAGCAGACTTGGACACGGCAGACCGATCATGGTTTTGTTGCACACAGGGATGGGTTATGGCGTCGATTTCATGATGGGCAGCCACAAATGGCACGGCGTAGCGCCTAATGATGAGCAACTTGCGGCAGCGCTTGGCCAGTTGGAAGAAACAATGGGAGACTATTAA
- the bcp gene encoding thioredoxin-dependent thiol peroxidase, with translation MGLQVGDPAPAFSAKDQDGKEVKLSDFKGEKLILYFYPKDDTPGCTAQSCNLRDNYDVLLKRGYKVLGVSVDDEKSHRKFIKKYNLPFPLLADTDQKLVNDYGVWGEKKLFGKEYMGIIRTTFVIDEKGVIEEVVQKVDTENHTDQILNKSE, from the coding sequence ATGGGACTTCAAGTTGGCGATCCCGCCCCCGCATTTTCTGCGAAAGATCAGGACGGTAAAGAGGTGAAACTTTCTGATTTTAAAGGAGAAAAACTCATTCTTTACTTTTATCCAAAGGACGATACACCCGGTTGTACGGCGCAGTCATGTAACCTTCGCGATAATTATGATGTTCTTTTAAAGAGAGGTTATAAAGTGCTGGGCGTAAGTGTGGATGATGAGAAATCGCACAGGAAATTTATCAAAAAATATAACCTTCCTTTTCCGTTACTGGCTGATACTGACCAGAAATTGGTAAATGATTATGGCGTTTGGGGCGAAAAGAAATTATTTGGCAAAGAATATATGGGTATCATCCGCACAACATTCGTCATTGATGAAAAGGGTGTGATTGAAGAAGTGGTGCAGAAAGTGGATACGGAAAATCACACTGATCAAATTCTTAACAAAAGTGAGTAA